Proteins found in one Brachyspira murdochii DSM 12563 genomic segment:
- a CDS encoding M23 family metallopeptidase codes for MKNNKFKYTKIRKSKGIFLHIENIFESIKSKFHNDTPRIRTTFVHSARYNEKKHNKMFSNLIKKFALTVVSFSLFLFLANFLIMNMRQTSNAAILPKDKLPSNIAYNKVLDEMSPEQLSNNPESSLSDVPTVTSAVTIENATDIFYNTITSDNTLVGDGTIGMKYDEYIIEEGDNLTVISRKIGANLDTLVSVNKISNANRLRPGQKIIVPNRNGLLYTIKKGESLEDVTERYDVSLKRVLTFNKISDAADIEAGDDIFLPGAKYTLDERIDKFGQMFSLPTTITRISSVFGYRVHPITGVRTKHMGVDIPGRLNTPVYAARKGKVIFAGYSGGYGNLVIVRHDKGYTTYYGHLNSITTKAGANVGVGVMIGRMGSTGRSTGSHLHFEVRRNGVALNPADFIPIKKFLRGRR; via the coding sequence ATGAAAAATAACAAATTTAAGTACACAAAAATTAGAAAAAGCAAAGGTATATTTCTGCATATAGAAAATATATTTGAAAGTATTAAGTCGAAATTTCATAATGATACCCCTAGAATAAGAACTACTTTTGTACACTCGGCAAGGTATAATGAAAAGAAACACAACAAAATGTTTTCAAATTTAATTAAGAAATTTGCTTTAACTGTTGTATCATTCTCACTATTTCTATTTCTTGCCAATTTCTTAATAATGAATATGCGTCAGACTTCTAATGCCGCTATACTTCCAAAGGATAAACTTCCTTCAAATATTGCATACAATAAAGTATTAGATGAAATGTCTCCTGAGCAGTTATCTAACAATCCTGAATCCAGCTTATCTGATGTACCTACTGTAACTTCTGCAGTAACAATAGAAAATGCTACAGATATATTTTATAATACTATAACTTCTGATAATACATTGGTAGGAGATGGAACTATCGGAATGAAATATGATGAATATATAATAGAAGAAGGAGATAATCTCACTGTTATATCAAGAAAAATAGGTGCTAATTTGGACACTCTAGTAAGTGTTAATAAAATAAGCAATGCAAATAGATTAAGACCTGGACAAAAAATCATAGTTCCTAATAGAAACGGACTGTTGTATACTATAAAAAAAGGGGAATCTTTAGAAGATGTTACAGAAAGATATGATGTTTCATTAAAAAGAGTGCTTACTTTCAATAAAATATCTGATGCTGCTGATATAGAGGCAGGAGACGATATATTCTTACCGGGTGCTAAATACACTTTAGATGAAAGAATAGATAAATTCGGACAGATGTTTAGTCTTCCTACAACCATAACTAGAATAAGCAGCGTATTTGGATACAGAGTACACCCTATTACTGGAGTAAGAACAAAACATATGGGCGTTGATATACCGGGAAGACTTAATACCCCAGTATATGCTGCAAGAAAAGGTAAAGTAATATTTGCAGGATACAGCGGCGGATACGGAAATTTGGTAATAGTAAGACATGATAAAGGGTACACTACATATTACGGACACCTTAATTCAATAACTACAAAAGCAGGGGCAAATGTAGGTGTTGGCGTTATGATAGGAAGAATGGGAAGCACTGGAAGATCTACTGGAAGCCATTTACATTTTGAAGTTAGAAGAAACGGTGTAGCATTGAATCCAGCTGATTTTATACCTATTAAAAAGTTTTTGAGAGGAAGAAGATAA
- a CDS encoding HAD family hydrolase, which translates to MMKAAYFDLDKTILKKDSIVPFMKFYLKKNPSSFIYYIALLPYFILFCLKIINNESVKYRIAHIFKNIDIEFGDKIGKEFADTAVPSLYYRDALEEIKKLKSKGYTLVLVTASFEIYAKYIAENLGFDRCMGTELWTFRGKYTGYMYGRNCYGTAKRYRLFTEHFFPKHRDKNIAYSDSISDLPLFEFADTKICVNPDKRLKEHALKNKDKGFIIVNWR; encoded by the coding sequence ATGATGAAAGCGGCATATTTTGATTTGGATAAAACTATCTTAAAAAAAGATTCAATAGTTCCTTTTATGAAATTCTATTTAAAAAAGAATCCTTCAAGTTTTATATATTATATAGCTTTGCTTCCTTATTTTATTTTATTTTGTTTAAAAATAATAAATAATGAAAGCGTAAAGTATAGAATAGCACATATATTTAAAAATATAGATATAGAGTTTGGAGATAAAATAGGAAAAGAGTTTGCAGATACTGCAGTGCCATCTCTTTATTATAGGGACGCTTTGGAAGAAATAAAGAAATTAAAAAGTAAAGGTTATACACTTGTTTTAGTTACAGCCAGTTTTGAGATTTATGCAAAATATATAGCAGAAAATTTGGGTTTTGACAGATGTATGGGTACTGAGCTATGGACTTTTAGGGGAAAGTATACTGGTTATATGTACGGAAGAAACTGCTATGGTACTGCTAAAAGATACAGACTCTTTACAGAGCATTTTTTTCCGAAACATAGAGATAAAAATATAGCATACAGCGATTCTATAAGTGATTTACCTCTCTTTGAATTTGCCGACACTAAAATATGTGTTAATCCTGATAAGAGATTAAAAGAGCATGCTTTAAAAAATAAAGATAAAGGCTTTATTATAGTTAATTGGAGATAA
- a CDS encoding flagellar hook-associated protein 3: protein MRVTEQAQFNRTVSTIKRNYSEMEASQTRLSTGQRVQYPHQNVTATINSIYYKTRMSSVDRYQNNIVDGKERLSVAHDSMSAITQALNRARDLAVQGANSTYGADDRAKMAMEVEEMIERIYDISKTQSKGEFVFSGTSIKTAPFRAFYGHDEKAGRSIIKSVMYEGDGNPQNREIENGQLINVATPGNYAFWGTDMEIISTTDASAYVAAENQDIMIDDMVINIKQGDNIETIVQRINDANGNVSASIGDLKGGQKVIQLKTGTPHKILLQDLAGGTVLQDIGLVRVGAANTPENNYEPSALVTGKSVFESLIYLRDAMLNDDVRAIGSEALGYIDSSLDNVATVQANASSKVTRLDMGYTSFEDQKLAIEEALAKNENIDYAEEIVNFNMWQYAHNASLQTAGRLLGRTLMDYLR, encoded by the coding sequence ATGAGAGTTACTGAACAAGCCCAATTTAATAGAACAGTTAGTACAATAAAAAGAAACTACAGCGAGATGGAAGCTTCTCAAACTAGATTATCTACTGGTCAAAGGGTTCAGTACCCTCACCAGAATGTTACTGCCACAATCAATTCTATATACTATAAAACTAGAATGTCATCAGTAGACAGATATCAGAACAATATAGTTGACGGTAAAGAAAGATTAAGCGTAGCACATGATTCTATGTCAGCAATAACACAAGCATTAAACAGAGCTAGAGATTTGGCTGTACAAGGTGCAAACAGTACATATGGTGCTGATGACAGAGCAAAAATGGCTATGGAAGTTGAGGAAATGATAGAGAGGATATACGATATATCAAAAACTCAAAGCAAAGGCGAATTTGTATTTTCTGGAACAAGTATAAAAACTGCACCGTTCAGAGCATTTTACGGACATGATGAAAAAGCAGGACGCTCTATCATAAAATCAGTTATGTATGAAGGCGATGGAAATCCTCAAAACAGAGAAATAGAAAACGGGCAGCTTATAAATGTTGCTACACCGGGTAATTATGCATTTTGGGGTACTGATATGGAAATAATATCTACAACTGATGCTTCTGCTTATGTAGCTGCTGAAAATCAGGATATTATGATAGATGATATGGTTATTAATATTAAACAAGGCGACAATATAGAAACTATTGTTCAAAGAATAAATGATGCTAACGGCAATGTAAGTGCAAGTATTGGAGATTTAAAAGGCGGACAAAAAGTTATACAATTAAAAACAGGTACGCCTCATAAAATACTATTACAGGATTTGGCAGGCGGTACTGTTTTACAGGATATAGGCTTGGTAAGAGTTGGAGCTGCCAATACTCCAGAAAATAACTATGAACCTAGTGCTTTGGTAACAGGAAAAAGTGTATTTGAAAGTTTAATATACTTAAGAGATGCTATGCTTAATGATGATGTAAGAGCTATAGGCAGTGAGGCTTTAGGTTATATTGACAGTTCATTAGATAATGTTGCTACCGTTCAGGCTAATGCTTCATCTAAAGTAACAAGACTTGATATGGGTTACACTAGCTTTGAAGATCAAAAACTAGCTATTGAAGAAGCTTTGGCTAAAAATGAAAATATTGATTATGCAGAAGAAATAGTAAACTTCAATATGTGGCAGTATGCTCATAATGCTTCTCTTCAAACAGCCGGAAGATTATTAGGCAGAACATTAATGGACTATTTAAGATAA
- the fliW gene encoding flagellar assembly protein FliW: protein MPEIESRILGKIEVSDNSLYHLNGTILAFEDYDEFYLVNMDEEGTFKILQSKDDKNICFILIDPFLVFKNYEPDVHDDDIKYLGIENKEDLYLLTIVSIPNSDLKTMSANLVAPVVFNIKNHKAKQCTVSGDKYTTRHSILLEDNDSSERSS, encoded by the coding sequence ATGCCGGAAATAGAATCTAGGATATTAGGAAAAATAGAGGTTTCTGATAACTCATTGTATCATCTTAATGGTACCATATTAGCATTTGAAGATTATGATGAGTTTTATCTGGTTAATATGGACGAAGAGGGAACTTTTAAAATACTACAGTCTAAAGACGATAAAAATATATGTTTCATACTTATAGACCCATTTTTAGTATTTAAAAATTATGAACCTGATGTTCATGATGATGACATAAAATATTTAGGTATAGAAAATAAAGAAGATTTATATCTTCTTACAATAGTAAGCATTCCAAACAGTGATTTAAAAACTATGAGTGCTAACTTAGTAGCACCTGTAGTTTTTAATATAAAAAATCATAAAGCCAAACAATGTACTGTTTCTGGAGATAAATATACTACAAGACACTCTATCCTATTAGAAGATAATGATTCTTCGGAAAGGAGTTCATAA
- the def gene encoding peptide deformylase, whose protein sequence is MLRELVIYGDERLQQVSEKIEKIDDEILTLIDDMFETMYKERGVGLAAVQIGILKRLIVISVPDFDDETKPDFKLALINPEIIWHGEEKEILEEGCLSFPEIRDDVARYKEIKVKYLDKEGNEQILEAEGYIAKVLQHEIDHTNGISFIDRLESYQKRRLKRELKDLRNNTVRGIKKLQNREKLQNTTN, encoded by the coding sequence ATGCTTAGAGAGTTAGTTATATATGGAGATGAAAGACTTCAGCAGGTATCAGAAAAGATAGAAAAAATAGATGATGAAATACTTACATTAATAGACGATATGTTTGAAACTATGTATAAAGAAAGAGGTGTAGGACTTGCTGCTGTTCAAATAGGAATATTAAAAAGACTTATAGTTATATCAGTACCTGATTTTGATGATGAAACTAAACCAGACTTCAAATTAGCCCTTATAAACCCTGAAATAATATGGCATGGAGAAGAAAAAGAAATATTAGAAGAAGGCTGTTTGTCATTTCCAGAAATAAGAGATGATGTAGCAAGATATAAAGAGATAAAAGTAAAATATTTAGATAAAGAAGGAAATGAGCAGATACTTGAAGCTGAAGGATATATAGCAAAAGTACTTCAGCATGAAATAGATCATACAAATGGAATATCATTTATAGACAGACTGGAATCATATCAAAAAAGAAGATTAAAAAGAGAATTAAAAGACCTTAGAAATAATACTGTAAGAGGAATAAAAAAACTACAAAACAGAGAAAAGCTGCAAAATACTACTAATTAA
- a CDS encoding HAD family hydrolase: protein MIKNIIFDLDGTLADSIDDIYHCVNAALTHFNLKNITIEDAHNFVGNGARMLIKRAVNKYYNNENIEEEVYSFYMKYYEEHCADNTKLYCGVYDTLELLYKHNINMFIISNKPNKMVKKTAEKLNIIKFFKAVIGDGVYPYMKPDVNIWYGIKNDYNLKEDETIMVGDGVPDYDFAVNSKIKCVLALYGITDKNILINLNNNDYYLNSFKEIADYAL from the coding sequence ATGATTAAAAACATAATATTCGACTTGGACGGTACTTTGGCAGATTCTATAGATGATATTTATCATTGCGTAAATGCAGCACTTACACATTTTAACTTAAAAAACATAACAATTGAAGATGCACATAATTTTGTAGGCAATGGTGCTAGAATGCTTATAAAACGTGCTGTAAATAAATACTATAACAATGAAAATATTGAAGAAGAAGTATACAGCTTTTATATGAAATACTATGAAGAGCATTGTGCCGATAATACTAAATTATACTGCGGAGTTTATGATACACTAGAACTATTATACAAACATAATATTAATATGTTTATAATAAGCAATAAGCCCAATAAAATGGTAAAAAAAACAGCAGAAAAACTAAATATAATAAAATTTTTTAAGGCTGTGATAGGAGATGGTGTTTACCCATACATGAAACCTGATGTTAATATATGGTACGGTATAAAAAATGATTATAATTTGAAAGAAGATGAAACTATTATGGTTGGAGATGGGGTTCCTGATTATGACTTTGCTGTTAATTCTAAAATAAAATGCGTATTAGCATTATACGGCATAACCGATAAAAATATTTTGATAAATCTAAATAATAATGATTATTATTTAAATTCATTTAAAGAAATTGCCGATTATGCATTATAA
- a CDS encoding tetratricopeptide repeat protein translates to MLASESVNNINVDDDIKEIIKESNDIVIEKINNLIDINNISYAKKLALELIKKDNKYKYGYLVLADIYYEENDFNSVIELMDNGLNFIKDDKDLLENKIEALINTYQYDKAKDVIEKLISIGDINSSIYGQYGIILSMEGKHNEAIEKYKKAVSIDNDDVLSMINMSVAYRTMYKYEEAFDILERALTVNKNNVNIINRINNIKYLIDNSKFYIDNFTSIEANPDRFHLLVPENFNASIDGSDGAVLKIESPDNRISIIISYSNEKYDEKDIKELFDGFRDRRGELYSIIKPISIKNRENYNDLFAEFIFTSKINKNDFFNAIALISKGNESIILTISSTVTVSNRLISFACDVMNSLYFK, encoded by the coding sequence ATGTTAGCTAGTGAAAGTGTAAATAATATTAATGTAGATGATGATATTAAAGAAATTATAAAAGAAAGCAATGATATTGTTATAGAAAAGATAAATAATTTAATAGATATAAATAATATTTCATATGCTAAAAAACTAGCTTTAGAATTAATAAAAAAAGATAATAAATATAAATACGGATATTTGGTTTTAGCAGACATATATTATGAAGAAAATGATTTTAACTCTGTAATAGAATTAATGGATAATGGTCTTAATTTTATAAAAGATGATAAGGATTTGCTTGAAAATAAGATTGAAGCACTTATAAATACTTATCAATATGATAAAGCTAAAGATGTAATAGAAAAACTTATATCTATTGGAGATATTAATTCTAGTATTTACGGTCAGTACGGAATTATACTTTCAATGGAAGGAAAGCATAATGAAGCTATAGAAAAATACAAAAAGGCTGTATCTATAGATAATGACGATGTTTTATCTATGATTAATATGTCAGTAGCATACAGAACTATGTATAAATATGAGGAGGCTTTTGATATATTGGAAAGGGCATTAACCGTAAATAAAAATAATGTCAATATTATAAACAGAATTAATAATATAAAATATTTAATAGATAATTCTAAATTTTATATAGACAATTTCACATCAATAGAGGCAAATCCAGATAGATTTCATTTGCTTGTACCAGAAAATTTTAATGCTTCTATAGATGGTTCAGACGGTGCTGTATTAAAAATAGAAAGTCCGGATAATAGAATATCAATTATAATAAGCTACAGCAATGAAAAATATGACGAAAAGGATATAAAAGAATTATTTGACGGATTTAGAGATAGAAGAGGGGAGCTTTATTCTATTATTAAACCAATATCTATAAAAAACAGAGAAAATTATAATGATTTATTTGCTGAGTTTATTTTCACATCAAAGATAAATAAAAATGACTTTTTTAATGCTATAGCTCTTATAAGTAAAGGAAATGAATCTATAATACTTACAATTTCATCTACTGTAACTGTAAGCAATCGTTTAATATCATTTGCCTGCGATGTAATGAATAGTTTATATTTTAAATGA
- a CDS encoding GGDEF domain-containing protein, which translates to MNDIIKIIDTLNEIPEPFSVDGIIKTFEASSKNVIESFAVYFYKEGNAEANLWYISSNKSVIDNKDNNKKYKLFARGNNFGFILINSEKDREKIEILINYLSIILYSEKLSFLANRDKLTNLYNRGYILKYLNEKEISGHIYSIVIIDLDKFKHYNDSYGHNIGDHVLKNASKVMKEALKSIVHKSILGRYGGEEFIVVFDINNRDELYNAMERIRISLMESDFSTDEYSLKATASLGGAVKEGNTSLRAFIHQADQSLYNAKETGRNKSVILKF; encoded by the coding sequence ATGAATGACATTATAAAAATTATCGATACATTAAATGAAATACCAGAGCCTTTCTCTGTAGACGGAATAATAAAAACATTTGAAGCAAGTTCAAAAAATGTAATAGAAAGTTTTGCTGTTTATTTTTACAAAGAAGGAAATGCTGAGGCTAATTTATGGTATATATCTTCAAATAAATCTGTAATAGATAATAAAGATAATAATAAAAAATATAAATTATTTGCAAGAGGAAATAATTTCGGCTTTATACTGATTAATAGTGAAAAAGACAGAGAAAAAATTGAAATATTAATAAATTACTTATCTATAATACTTTACAGTGAAAAGTTATCATTTTTGGCAAACAGAGATAAACTCACAAATCTTTATAACAGAGGATATATACTAAAATATCTAAATGAAAAAGAAATAAGCGGACATATATATTCTATTGTAATAATAGATTTGGACAAATTCAAACATTATAATGACAGCTATGGGCATAATATAGGCGATCATGTATTAAAGAATGCCTCAAAAGTGATGAAAGAAGCATTGAAAAGCATTGTACATAAATCTATACTTGGGAGATACGGCGGAGAAGAGTTTATTGTGGTTTTTGATATAAATAATAGAGATGAACTTTATAATGCTATGGAGAGAATAAGAATAAGTCTAATGGAAAGCGATTTCTCTACAGATGAATACTCATTGAAAGCTACTGCATCTTTAGGCGGTGCTGTAAAAGAAGGAAATACAAGTTTAAGAGCTTTTATACATCAGGCAGACCAATCATTATATAATGCAAAAGAAACAGGAAGAAACAAATCTGTTATACTGAAATTTTAA
- a CDS encoding MarR family winged helix-turn-helix transcriptional regulator, which produces MEDVFIGKLIKELHTALDNRFNKFLDKHKLTSSQMDILMFLYHNEQKIVNQRDIENFLGLSNPTIAGTLYRLEKKGFIKRKISSEDKRYKEIYLTPKSKKVKEIVFEDIKKNNEIMFHNMSSEEKETLVLLVEKLLSNIQNKDIDF; this is translated from the coding sequence ATGGAAGATGTGTTTATAGGAAAATTAATAAAAGAGCTTCATACTGCTTTGGATAACAGATTCAATAAATTTTTGGATAAACATAAATTAACATCTTCTCAAATGGATATATTAATGTTTCTTTATCATAATGAGCAGAAAATTGTTAATCAAAGGGATATAGAAAATTTCTTAGGTTTAAGTAATCCTACAATAGCTGGAACTCTCTACAGATTGGAAAAAAAAGGATTTATAAAAAGAAAAATAAGCAGCGAAGATAAAAGATATAAAGAAATATATTTAACTCCTAAAAGCAAAAAAGTTAAAGAAATTGTATTTGAAGATATTAAAAAAAATAATGAAATAATGTTTCATAATATGTCATCTGAAGAAAAAGAAACTTTGGTATTATTAGTAGAAAAATTATTAAGCAATATACAAAATAAAGATATTGATTTTTAA
- a CDS encoding peptide ABC transporter substrate-binding protein, which yields MKKFYLIIFILALFISCSKDNISQKNSTIYVNLGSEPKTIDPALNITLQGSTYVTHLFECLTTKYKDIEIQPGAAESWDISDDGLTYIFHLRTNGKWSDGKPLTAQDFEYSWKRVVDPQTASEPSYLFEPILNFSNVNGGYLPVDEFGIKAIDDYTLEVKLEYPTAYFLELVNLPVFSPVRKDMVEKDPDNWTRNPATCIGNGAFFLKERKTDESITVVKNTNYWNADTIVAQEIKFVLMDNPNSAVAGIKEGSLHFSDQFPYQDIDTLKAEGLIDTATRIGTQYYALNTTNAVLKDKRVRRALSLAIDRNYIVDNVLKSGRPAGALVPWGVTDVEGYFRDNAGEYISTNKADYQKNVEEAKRLMAEAGYPNGEGFPVLEFALTFSNDIPMFEAVQNMWKVNLGIDVKLTQMEFAPFIHSFRTERNYTMASASWTGSYNDPTTFLSMFVSYSYKNHSLFTNKEFDNAIITASKTIDQNIRMRELHKAEKILIEDEAVIIPIAYFEPAVLKSPRLKDVFYIPFAQYKFSYSYLEK from the coding sequence ATGAAAAAGTTTTATTTGATAATTTTTATATTAGCTCTTTTTATATCCTGCTCTAAAGATAACATATCCCAAAAAAACAGTACAATATATGTTAATCTAGGTTCAGAACCGAAAACTATAGACCCTGCTTTGAACATAACATTACAGGGCTCTACCTATGTAACACATTTATTTGAATGTTTAACTACAAAATATAAAGACATAGAAATACAGCCCGGTGCCGCTGAAAGCTGGGATATTTCTGATGACGGACTTACATATATATTTCATCTAAGAACAAACGGCAAATGGTCTGACGGGAAACCATTAACAGCTCAGGATTTTGAATATTCTTGGAAGCGTGTTGTTGACCCTCAAACTGCAAGCGAGCCTAGTTATTTATTTGAACCTATATTAAATTTCTCAAATGTTAATGGCGGATATTTACCTGTAGACGAGTTTGGAATAAAAGCTATTGATGATTATACTTTAGAAGTAAAACTTGAATACCCTACTGCATACTTTTTGGAACTTGTAAATCTTCCAGTATTTTCTCCAGTAAGAAAAGATATGGTAGAAAAAGACCCTGATAACTGGACAAGAAATCCTGCAACATGTATAGGAAATGGGGCCTTCTTTTTAAAAGAAAGAAAAACAGATGAAAGCATTACTGTAGTAAAAAATACAAATTATTGGAATGCTGATACTATAGTAGCTCAAGAAATAAAATTTGTTCTTATGGATAATCCTAATTCGGCAGTTGCTGGAATTAAAGAAGGATCTTTACACTTCTCTGACCAATTTCCATATCAGGATATAGATACATTAAAAGCAGAAGGTTTGATTGATACTGCCACAAGAATAGGAACTCAGTATTATGCCTTAAATACTACAAATGCAGTTCTAAAAGATAAAAGAGTAAGACGTGCATTATCACTTGCTATAGATAGAAACTATATAGTAGATAATGTATTAAAATCTGGAAGACCTGCTGGTGCCTTAGTACCTTGGGGAGTTACTGATGTTGAAGGATATTTCAGAGATAATGCTGGTGAATATATAAGCACAAATAAAGCGGATTATCAAAAAAATGTTGAAGAAGCTAAAAGATTAATGGCTGAGGCTGGTTATCCTAATGGAGAAGGCTTTCCAGTATTAGAATTTGCACTTACATTTAGTAATGATATACCTATGTTTGAGGCTGTACAGAATATGTGGAAAGTTAATCTAGGTATAGATGTAAAACTTACTCAGATGGAATTTGCACCTTTTATACATTCATTTAGAACGGAAAGAAATTATACTATGGCATCAGCAAGCTGGACTGGAAGTTATAATGATCCTACTACTTTTTTAAGCATGTTTGTAAGCTATTCATACAAAAACCACTCTCTGTTTACAAATAAAGAATTTGATAATGCAATAATAACTGCTTCAAAAACTATAGATCAAAATATCAGAATGAGAGAACTTCATAAAGCAGAAAAAATACTTATAGAAGATGAGGCTGTTATAATACCTATAGCATATTTTGAACCTGCTGTATTAAAAAGTCCAAGACTGAAAGATGTATTTTATATTCCGTTTGCTCAGTATAAATTCTCATATTCATATTTGGAAAAATAA
- a CDS encoding potassium/proton antiporter: protein MNFSILLSSIIIILCIIVSKISTKVGVPSLLLFLVLGMIFGTDGVLKIRFDDYKIAEQLCTITLIFIMFYGGFGTNWKAAKPVASKAFLLSFIGTFITSMVTGVLCYFVLKFGLFESFLIGSVIGSTDAASVFSILRSRSLNLKDGLASLLELESGSNDPMSYMLTVIFLGLLGKTLTSPLAIIYMVFAQIVFALAVAALVSFMAYNMLRRFKFPVNGLDTIFVLAVALLSYSLSSVIGGNGYLTVYIVGIVLGNSSIKNKVTLVHFFDGVTGLMQMVLFFLLGLLSFPSRIFNVAPTAIYVALFVTFVARPIAVFSILTPFKISLKKQLLVMWAGLRGAASIVFAIFVIVNNNSISYDIFHIVFFLAIISVLFQGTLLPIIAKKLDLVDSDENVLKTFNDFVDDSDMELIQITIPPHHHWVGRPIMEIELPEDSIIVTIERGNTTIIPNGKTVIEAGDVVILNAKRTKYYDISLREIHINLHHPWRDKELKDLNLPKNNLIVMIKREGGTVIPRGNTVIRDKDIVLLRDV, encoded by the coding sequence ATGAATTTTTCAATATTATTATCATCTATAATAATTATTCTCTGTATAATTGTGAGTAAAATTTCAACAAAAGTGGGAGTTCCTTCTCTTTTGCTTTTCCTTGTTTTGGGAATGATATTTGGTACAGACGGAGTTTTAAAAATACGTTTTGATGATTATAAAATAGCAGAACAGCTTTGTACTATAACATTGATATTCATTATGTTTTATGGAGGATTTGGAACTAATTGGAAAGCGGCAAAACCTGTTGCAAGCAAGGCATTTTTACTATCTTTTATAGGAACTTTTATTACATCTATGGTTACTGGAGTATTATGCTACTTTGTACTTAAATTCGGACTTTTTGAAAGTTTTTTAATAGGATCTGTTATAGGTTCTACTGATGCAGCTTCAGTATTCTCTATACTTCGTTCAAGAAGTCTTAACCTTAAAGACGGTTTAGCTTCATTGCTTGAGCTTGAGAGCGGAAGTAACGACCCTATGTCGTATATGCTTACAGTTATATTTTTGGGGCTTTTAGGAAAAACATTAACCAGTCCTTTAGCCATTATATACATGGTTTTTGCTCAGATTGTTTTTGCTTTGGCGGTTGCTGCTTTGGTATCATTTATGGCTTATAATATGCTTAGGAGATTCAAATTCCCAGTTAATGGACTTGATACAATATTTGTACTTGCTGTTGCATTGCTTTCATACTCACTATCTTCTGTAATAGGCGGAAACGGATATTTAACTGTTTATATAGTTGGAATAGTGCTTGGAAACAGCAGCATCAAAAATAAAGTTACTTTGGTTCATTTCTTTGACGGAGTTACTGGACTTATGCAGATGGTTCTTTTCTTTTTGTTAGGGCTTTTATCTTTCCCTTCAAGAATATTTAATGTAGCACCTACGGCTATATATGTAGCTCTTTTTGTAACTTTTGTGGCAAGACCTATAGCTGTATTTTCTATACTAACTCCTTTTAAAATATCATTGAAAAAGCAGCTGCTTGTTATGTGGGCTGGACTTAGAGGTGCTGCTTCTATAGTATTTGCTATATTTGTAATAGTTAATAATAATTCTATAAGTTATGATATATTTCATATAGTATTTTTCCTAGCTATAATATCAGTATTATTTCAGGGTACACTGCTTCCTATTATAGCTAAAAAACTGGATTTAGTGGATTCTGATGAAAATGTACTTAAAACTTTCAACGATTTTGTTGATGATTCTGATATGGAGCTTATACAGATAACAATACCTCCGCATCATCATTGGGTTGGAAGACCTATAATGGAGATAGAGCTTCCAGAGGATTCTATTATTGTAACTATAGAGAGAGGAAATACTACTATTATACCTAATGGAAAAACTGTTATTGAGGCTGGAGATGTTGTTATACTTAATGCTAAAAGAACTAAATATTATGATATAAGTTTGAGAGAAATACATATAAATCTTCATCATCCTTGGAGGGATAAGGAATTAAAAGATTTAAATTTACCTAAAAATAATTTGATAGTTATGATAAAAAGGGAGGGCGGAACTGTAATACCAAGAGGAAATACTGTAATAAGAGATAAAGATATTGTATTATTAAGAGATGTGTAA